A window of Equus przewalskii isolate Varuska chromosome 6, EquPr2, whole genome shotgun sequence genomic DNA:
TGCTTGTTCTTTAAGACTCAGTTAAGGCAGCTCCTCTGCAAAATTATCCAtggttcttttttcccctcaaggcTATTTCAGggcttcctctttcatttatcaCACATGCTTCTTAATATGCTTCACTATGTGTTATTAGGTTTTATTTTAGGAATGAAAGTACTGAAATTTACTGTGAGCTGAAAAACATGCTAAGAGTTTACTTTGAaactttcatatatacatatttaaattgtgTAGAGATCCTTGTGGAATAGACGTTGCTAGattcattttaatagaaaattgagctcatataagtaaaataattttcctaagtCACACAATTAGAAAgtagaactttccaaacctgatTTCAGGTATAGTATACTTTCTAGTGTCTCCTGGTAACTCTTTAACTCATTATAAGATATCAGATAACATGAATCCCATATGAGGACTGAAATTGCAAGTACACAACACACGTATGGATTTCAAATGGAGTTTTATGCGTACTTCGGAATTTGCAGTGGCTTTAgggtttttctcaattttatgtgTCCACAAGCACACAAGACATGAACTACCCATGACACTCACACATGtattctattatattttattttttgtgtataagAAATCTTAGATATTCCACAGGATGACACCCGAGTTTCACATATACCCATTATTGCAGAAACAGCTTTCTCATCATGACAGAAAAAGCTTTCTCACTCCAGACAAGATGAATCACTGGTGTGGGGCAGGGTCATGGCCTGTCAAGAGTTAAATGTCAACTGTGGCTAGATACCTTGGATGAGACCAGCCTCAAGAGAGAACTGCAGCCACGTAAGCCTCATAGTACAGAATTTTGTCTTTGGCCCTCTGCTGCTCCCTTTCTGGATCCTGAGCTAAAAGTGTGCAGGAACATGACATCCTCAGTCTTCCTTCCAGGCGTTCAGAGCTCTCCTTGGTAGCATCTTATCCAGGCCTACTTTCCTCAGAGATACTTCAAAGCCAAAATTACAAATACTATATCGAAATGTATTactcaaaggataatttttttatctggAGTGACATGGGTATACAATTGTAATGCACAGATAAGAGGGGATAAGGAATTATCTCTTCTTGGTTCATTGGCTTATGACCTTTCTGACATGGTCAGTACCTCAATCTCTTTGCGTTTACTCCCCGCTACCACCATGTTCTCTACTCTTCCCTGAGACACTAGAGaacaacaatgacaataaaaCAACTTCAGATATTTCCTTAAATACattgtcccttctctctctcctttgcctcaGCTTTGCACATGCTGGTCCTTCAGACTGGACCATAATTTTCTTGTTTGATTGACTAACTTGCATGTGTCCCTTTAGGCTGGCTACTGGGTCAATTCAGGAAAATCCTTCTTGACCCTCTCTTCTCCCAGCTGGAGgaagatctctctctttttgttcctATGTAAACTTCTTTTTACTTTGAGGCACACAATCAACATATGGCTGTATAAGAAATCATCCCAAAATTTAgtgtcttaaaaaacaaacatttatttagcttaAAAATCTGCAATTTGGTCTGGTTCAGAGTAGGATTGATTGTCTGTTTCACTGGGTGCCAGCCGGAGAGGTGGGAAGGATGGGGCCTGGAATAATTTGAAGATTTCTTCACTCACTAGCAGTCAATAATGATCCAGCTAAGGTTGAGACCTTAGCTAGTCTATTGGCTGGAACAtctacatgtggcctctccatgcCATCTGGGCTTCCTCTCAACATGGTGGCTGGGTTTGAAAAGCAAGCATTGAGTGAGATATACAGAAATATAgaagaataagaaatagagatagaaaaagagggagagagagggtaCCAATAAAAAACATATCACCTTTTATGACCCAGCTTTGGAAGACTTACAGGGTCACTGCCACAATGTTCAATTGATTGAGGCAGTTACAAAGTCCTACCCAGTTACAAGAGGAGAAGAAGtagactccatctcttgatggAGGAGAGACAAGTTTCTGGAAAAGAATGTGGGGTTAGAAATATTCCTGtgccatttttggaaaatacagtctgCCACATCCTACTGTATTGTGTATTCCCCCACCAGAATGACAGGTCTGTGAGAGCTATGACTTCCTGTTTATCCCTGTGTATATTTGAGTAAATAAATGTCTCCTTTATTACAGATATATTGGATATTATCAAGGATAGAGGAGTAAGGGtctatttaaggaaataatgccTCAAGACTAGACCCATCTAGCGACAAAAGGCATGGGTCACACGATCTCGGATCTGTTTGGTCTTCACACTGTAGACAATTGGGTTCATCAGGGGAGGGAATAGAAGATATACAAAGCCCATGATCACCTGGACCAAATGAGGTGCCTGCTTCCCAAAGCGGTGGATGATGGACAAACCAATCATGGGAGTATAGAAGAGGAGCACAGCACAGATGTGGGAAACACAGGTGTTAAGAGCTTTGAGCCTCTCAGCCCTGGATGCAATGGACAGCACGGTACGCAGGATCAGGGCATAGGAGAAGAGAATGAGCAGTGAGTCTACACCCACTGTGGAAACAATGACAAACATGCCATAGATGCTGTTGGCTTTGATGTCTGCACAGGCCAGTTTCATCACTTCCTGGTGGAGACAGTAGGAATGTGAGAGGACTGGGGAGCCACAATAGGGGAATCTTTTGAGCATAAAGGGCAATGGGAAAATGAGCGCTACACTACGGCCCAGGGAAGCCAGGCCAATCCTGCTGATGACTGTGTTGGTGAGAATGGAAGAATAGTGCAAAGGGCGGCAAATGGCCATGAAGCGGTCAAAGGCCATAGACAGTAGTACAGAGGACTCCAGGAAGGACAagcaatgaatgaaaaagagCTGAGCAAAGCAGGCATCATGACCAATATCTCGTGACCCCATCCAAAAGATGCCCAGCACTGTAGGGAAAGTGCAGAGAGACAGACCCAGGTCAGTCAGAGCCAGCATGGACAGGAAGAGGTACATAGGTTCATGAAGCGAGGGCTCTGTTTTAATGACAAAAAGAATTGTACAATTACCCAGGATGGAAACCAGGTACATGAAGCACAGTGGGATAGAAATCCACATGTGCATGTGCTCCAGCCCAGGAATGCCACTCAGCAGGAAAGTAGAGGAAATGCTGCTCTTGTTTTCCAGGGATCCCAATGTCATTGTGTGTGGATGGAAGGGGAGAGTTGGATTCCTTTCAAACTCCTGAAATGAATTGAGAAAAAGCTAGCAATTTTacttggaaagaagaagaagaaaaaagattagaatCAACTACACCTAGAACTGTACAGCTCCTCCAGTGGTCATTTCCTTCTGGTCCCTGGTTCcctctaaacattttttttagggaaattttttctttgaagtttttttctctttagtcctTCACGCTAAGAGGTGTGAGcagcttccttcctcctgttGATTATACTTAATTTTGTCTACATCTTAAGAGTAGACCTTTAATTAAACACTTCTCACATGCCTCTTTTCTGCCAGGACTCTACTAACCTTCTAACCTTCCTCccaacttcttttcctttcctttctcttaccttATTTCCTTTGCTATTgctcttttatcttctttcctgccttgctttcttccttccttctttcttcctttctttcttttccaccttCTCCTCTGGTCTTTCTGTTATGGAAGCCCAGCTTGATCCAGAGAGCTCGTAGATGCTACTCAGCTCACACAATTCCAGAAAGAACTGGAAAGTGGGTGAATGGCTGTCTATAAAATTATTCTTGACTGTTGGAGTAAGAAATCAAAGCTCTGATCCTCACATCAGTCCATAACTGTCACTCCCTATAAGTCTAGGTATTCTATTCTGTGAACATAGTCGGGAGGAGAAACTGAAGCAGCATCAACCATGGTCACTCCCCCAGTCACAAGTCAGAGTCCATGAGAGTCCACAGAACAAAAGGCAATGATGCTCATAAGGCTCATTtttctatagatgaagaaatgatgACTCAGGAGAGGACAGTCATTGGGCAGAGGCCATCTGACAATTTAAGCCTCCTGAATTCCAGAGCAGTGATCGTCTCACTTCCAAATAATAATCccatagaggggccagcctggtggctcaactgttaagtgtgcactttccgctttgggattcaccagttcggatcccaggtgcggacatggtactgcttggcaagccatgctgtggtaggcgtcccacatataaagtagaggaagatgggcacggacattagctcagggccagtcttcctcagcaataaaagaaggattggcagcagatgttagctcaaggataatcttcctcaaaaaataaaataaaataaaataaaataaaaaaataatcccaGTAGAATGTGAGCTCAGAGAAACCAGAGGCGTTGCTTTGtttaattctgtaaagaatgtgcCCCagtatacagtaggtgctcaacaatgTTTTTATGCATGAATGagagttaaattttatttagttagcTGTTACTAACTTGGTGCATGTTTTATCTCCTTAAAAAAATCCTGTGAATACAATTCTGTTAATAATACTATGGTATAAacgaggaaacagaggcttagagaaaatgaacatttaaGACCAAAGACATAGCAAATGGCCCAAAATAGGATTTGAACTGAGATCTGATTTTTCTCTAGATTCCAGATTGTAAACAACTGTTATATTTTCTTCCCACATAAAGGACAATTCACCGTCAACTAGCAACAGCTAGCATAAAAATCAAGAGCTTAACAGGCCTTCAAAAAAAAGTGCTGACTCTTTagctgaattaataaataaacttaCTGGAGAAATACACACAATATATGCTTAGACATTTTCTTTCTCGTTCCAAATACCAGTGAAATTAACAGACAGTGTCGTTAACTCACTGTCTACTTGAAGGTCAGATTGACTCGTGTGCAATGTTCCTCAGCTTCTGCTTTGACCATAGTCAGTGGTCCCTACATTATTCATCAAAGTGAATCAGAAGAGTCATAATAAACTTACCTGTCAGAAACAGGCTAGGTACATGGTGAGT
This region includes:
- the OR51G2 gene encoding olfactory receptor 51G2 codes for the protein MTLGSLENKSSISSTFLLSGIPGLEHMHMWISIPLCFMYLVSILGNCTILFVIKTEPSLHEPMYLFLSMLALTDLGLSLCTFPTVLGIFWMGSRDIGHDACFAQLFFIHCLSFLESSVLLSMAFDRFMAICRPLHYSSILTNTVISRIGLASLGRSVALIFPLPFMLKRFPYCGSPVLSHSYCLHQEVMKLACADIKANSIYGMFVIVSTVGVDSLLILFSYALILRTVLSIASRAERLKALNTCVSHICAVLLFYTPMIGLSIIHRFGKQAPHLVQVIMGFVYLLFPPLMNPIVYSVKTKQIRDRVTHAFCR